One window of Mesorhizobium loti R88b genomic DNA carries:
- a CDS encoding multidrug efflux MFS transporter, translating into MAQEDTQQSDYNIHWRRNLAVCFAGSFSTLIAMTLLLPFLPLYVEQLGAQGHAAIVQWSGIAYGATFFAAAMVAPLWGRLGDRYGRKVMLVRASFGMAICMSLTGMVETVWQLVLLRLLIGFAGGYSSGSTILVAMQTPKDRSGWALGVLSAGITAGSLVGPLLGGALPPVIGIRATFLLSGGVIFLAFLATTFLIKENPRPKPATAASTAKPKSGWSQIPDKRPVVAMLITGMLLAFANMSIEPIITVYVQQLIEDQSPVTMVAGVVMSAAALGTILSASWLGKLADRVGHWNVVVGALAVSALLLIPQAFVTNSWQLIGLRFLMGLALGGLLPCITSVIRHNIPDGVGGNVLGLAISAQYVGQVAGPLTGGFVGGYFGMPAVFLGTSVLMAGGAVYNWIVQSRRTRHMALEASES; encoded by the coding sequence ATGGCGCAGGAAGACACGCAACAGAGCGACTACAACATCCACTGGCGGCGCAACCTCGCCGTCTGTTTCGCGGGCTCGTTCAGCACGCTCATCGCCATGACCCTGCTGTTGCCCTTCTTGCCGCTTTATGTCGAACAGCTTGGCGCGCAGGGCCATGCGGCTATCGTTCAATGGTCCGGCATCGCCTATGGCGCCACCTTCTTCGCCGCAGCGATGGTCGCGCCGCTGTGGGGACGGCTGGGCGACCGCTACGGCCGCAAGGTGATGCTGGTGCGCGCCAGCTTCGGCATGGCGATCTGCATGTCCTTGACGGGCATGGTCGAGACCGTCTGGCAATTGGTGCTGCTGCGCCTGCTGATCGGCTTTGCCGGTGGCTATTCCTCGGGCTCGACCATATTGGTGGCCATGCAGACGCCGAAGGACCGCTCTGGCTGGGCGCTTGGCGTCCTGTCGGCAGGGATCACCGCCGGTTCGCTGGTCGGCCCCCTGCTCGGCGGCGCGCTGCCGCCGGTGATCGGCATTCGCGCCACCTTCCTGCTGTCCGGCGGCGTCATCTTCCTGGCCTTCCTGGCAACGACCTTCCTGATCAAGGAGAATCCGCGCCCGAAGCCAGCCACAGCCGCGTCGACAGCAAAGCCGAAGAGCGGCTGGTCGCAGATTCCCGACAAGCGTCCGGTCGTCGCCATGCTGATAACCGGCATGCTGCTCGCCTTTGCCAATATGTCGATCGAGCCGATCATCACCGTCTATGTGCAGCAGCTCATCGAGGACCAGAGCCCGGTGACCATGGTCGCCGGCGTCGTGATGTCGGCGGCGGCACTTGGCACCATCCTGTCGGCATCCTGGCTCGGCAAGCTTGCGGATCGCGTCGGCCACTGGAACGTCGTCGTCGGAGCCCTGGCAGTCTCGGCCCTGCTGCTCATTCCGCAAGCCTTCGTCACCAACAGCTGGCAGTTGATCGGGCTGCGCTTTCTGATGGGGCTGGCGCTGGGCGGCTTGCTACCCTGCATCACCAGCGTCATCCGCCACAACATTCCGGACGGGGTCGGCGGCAATGTGCTTGGCCTGGCGATTTCGGCGCAGTATGTCGGGCAAGTTGCGGGACCATTGACCGGCGGCTTCGTTGGCGGTTATTTCGGCATGCCGGCGGTGTTCCTCGGGACATCGGTGCTGATGGCGGGCGGCGCCGTCTACAACTGGATTGTCCAGTCGCGGCGAACACGGCATATGGCGCTGGAAGCAAGTGAGTCCTGA
- a CDS encoding DUF423 domain-containing protein — protein sequence MNSAEPSRILVFAGGLVGAAGVALSAAAAHRGGAFTGTAASFLLMHAPVFLAVGLIGANRCLRIASVVLLVGLVLFAGDLLARDFLGSRLFPMSAPIGGTLLIAGWLAIAISALVPPRS from the coding sequence ATGAATTCCGCCGAACCCAGCCGTATCCTTGTGTTTGCCGGCGGCCTCGTCGGCGCGGCGGGCGTGGCGCTGTCGGCGGCCGCCGCACACCGCGGCGGTGCCTTCACCGGCACGGCAGCGTCGTTCCTGTTGATGCACGCTCCGGTCTTCCTCGCTGTCGGCCTCATCGGCGCGAATCGCTGCCTGCGGATTGCGAGCGTGGTCCTGCTTGTCGGGCTCGTGCTTTTCGCGGGCGATCTTCTCGCCCGCGATTTCCTGGGATCGAGACTGTTTCCGATGTCGGCGCCGATCGGAGGCACCCTGCTCATCGCCGGCTGGCTGGCGATAGCAATCTCTGCCCTGGTACCCCCGCGCTCCTGA